In Prevotella sp. oral taxon 475, one DNA window encodes the following:
- a CDS encoding SIMPL domain-containing protein — translation MDKTKIILAALLAIVMVAGAWLIGKGLTNFRAGEPYINVTGMAEKQITSDLIVWKVSANAEGPTRSSAFAEYERVARILRKYLHDNGIVEKSILVSSVDISERTKSFYDEDQHRYITLSNGYGVSQTFTVSSNNLPIVERVYQKISELYGSGINFSSEKPLYYYTRLNDLKMEMLNRASANAYERAQTIAKGSDASVGALVSSSMGVFQIVGLNSDDEYSWGGTFNTSSKEKVASITVRTTYRVR, via the coding sequence ATGGACAAAACAAAAATCATCCTCGCCGCCCTTCTCGCCATTGTGATGGTGGCCGGGGCATGGCTCATCGGCAAGGGGCTCACTAACTTCCGAGCAGGCGAACCCTACATCAACGTGACCGGAATGGCCGAAAAACAAATCACCAGCGACCTGATTGTGTGGAAAGTTTCGGCCAATGCCGAGGGCCCTACTCGTAGCTCTGCCTTTGCCGAATACGAACGGGTGGCGCGCATCTTGCGGAAATATCTGCACGATAACGGCATTGTCGAAAAGAGCATCTTGGTGAGTAGCGTCGACATCAGCGAGCGAACCAAGAGTTTTTACGATGAAGATCAGCACCGATACATCACCCTTTCCAACGGCTATGGCGTGTCGCAGACTTTCACCGTGAGCTCGAACAACCTGCCCATCGTTGAACGTGTGTATCAGAAAATCTCCGAACTCTATGGTAGCGGCATCAATTTCAGTAGCGAAAAACCCCTCTATTACTACACCCGACTCAACGACCTGAAGATGGAAATGCTCAATCGCGCCAGTGCCAATGCTTACGAACGCGCGCAGACCATCGCCAAGGGTAGCGACGCTTCTGTGGGTGCGTTGGTCTCTTCGTCGATGGGTGTGTTCCAAATCGTGGGACTCAATAGCGACGACGAATACAGTTGGGGCGGCACTTTCAACACCAGCAGTAAGGAAAAGGTGGCCAGTATCACCGTGCGAACGACCTATCGCGTGCGCTAA
- a CDS encoding glycoside hydrolase family 97 protein, producing the protein MKRLFSAAALLFGLVLGARAMEVASPNGEIKVDFRLDKSAPAYSVTFKGKTVIGLSHLGYELIKGEPLLEGFSLVGEETATFDETWTPVWGETSKIRNNYNELLVKLVQKATDRYLNIRFRVYNEGVGLRYEFPQKGQLNYFTVKEECTEMAMTGDHTAWWIPGDYDTQEYEYTKSRLSEIRTLHEKAVSENLAQTVFSPTGVQTSLMLKTDDGIYLNLHEAALVDYPAMHLNLDDKRLVFRSWLTPDATGAKGYLQTPFKSPWRTILITDDARKVLASHLILNLNEPCAYKDVSWIHPVKYIGVWWEMISGKGEWAYTHEFPSVRLGETDYTKALPSGKHSANNANVRRYIDFAAEHGFDQVLVEGWNIGWEDWAGNLKENVFDFLTPYPDFDLKALNDYAHAKGVRLMMHHETSSSVMNYEKYMDRAYRLMNDYGYNAVKSGYVGFIIPRGEHHYSQLEVNHYLHAVKRAADFHIMVNAHEAVRPTGLCRTYPNLIGNESARGTEYQAFGGSQPGHTAILPFTRLQGGPMDYTPGIFEMDCANGSHVNSTLCGQLALYVTMYSPLQMAADFPENYLKHKDAFQFIKDVALDWDQSVYLEAEPMEFITVARKAKGTDKWFVGSVAGKRARKSTLSLSFLDQRRKYEATIYRDGADADYRTNPKSYRIERRTVTSKTRLTLDVAAGGGYAISILPK; encoded by the coding sequence ATGAAGAGATTATTTTCAGCAGCAGCCCTTCTGTTTGGTTTGGTTTTGGGTGCCAGGGCCATGGAAGTGGCATCGCCCAACGGAGAAATCAAGGTGGATTTTCGGTTAGACAAGTCGGCACCAGCTTACAGTGTGACGTTCAAAGGCAAGACCGTGATCGGTCTTAGCCACCTGGGCTATGAACTCATCAAGGGAGAACCCCTGCTCGAAGGTTTCTCTTTGGTGGGCGAAGAGACCGCAACGTTCGACGAAACCTGGACACCCGTATGGGGAGAGACCAGCAAAATACGCAACAACTATAACGAATTGCTGGTGAAACTGGTGCAAAAGGCCACCGATCGCTATCTGAACATCCGCTTTCGGGTGTACAACGAGGGCGTGGGTCTGCGTTATGAGTTTCCGCAAAAGGGCCAACTGAACTACTTTACGGTCAAAGAGGAATGCACGGAGATGGCTATGACGGGCGACCACACAGCTTGGTGGATTCCCGGAGACTATGATACGCAGGAGTATGAATACACAAAATCGCGCCTGAGCGAGATCAGAACGCTACACGAAAAGGCCGTTTCCGAGAATCTGGCGCAAACCGTTTTCTCGCCCACCGGCGTGCAAACATCGCTCATGTTGAAGACAGACGATGGCATTTACCTCAATCTGCATGAAGCAGCTTTGGTGGATTATCCGGCCATGCACCTCAATCTGGACGACAAAAGACTGGTGTTCCGCTCGTGGCTCACGCCCGATGCAACGGGAGCAAAGGGCTATTTGCAGACACCTTTTAAGAGTCCGTGGCGCACCATCCTCATTACCGACGACGCCCGCAAAGTGTTGGCCTCGCACCTTATCCTCAATCTCAATGAGCCTTGTGCCTACAAGGACGTTTCTTGGATACATCCGGTGAAATATATCGGCGTTTGGTGGGAGATGATTTCGGGCAAAGGAGAGTGGGCTTACACGCATGAATTCCCCTCGGTGAGGCTTGGTGAAACCGATTATACCAAGGCTCTGCCCTCCGGAAAGCACTCGGCCAACAATGCCAATGTGCGCCGTTACATCGACTTTGCGGCCGAACACGGGTTCGACCAGGTGCTCGTCGAGGGTTGGAACATCGGCTGGGAAGACTGGGCCGGCAACCTGAAAGAAAACGTTTTCGACTTTCTGACGCCTTATCCCGACTTCGATCTCAAGGCTCTCAACGACTATGCACATGCCAAAGGCGTGCGACTCATGATGCACCACGAGACGTCTTCCTCCGTGATGAACTACGAAAAGTATATGGATCGGGCCTATCGGCTGATGAATGATTATGGCTATAACGCTGTGAAAAGCGGCTATGTGGGATTCATCATCCCACGGGGCGAACATCATTACAGTCAATTGGAGGTGAACCATTACCTGCATGCAGTGAAGCGGGCAGCAGATTTCCACATCATGGTCAACGCTCATGAGGCGGTGAGACCCACAGGATTGTGTCGCACTTACCCCAATCTCATCGGCAACGAGAGTGCCCGCGGCACCGAATATCAGGCCTTTGGCGGCAGCCAACCGGGGCATACGGCCATCCTTCCCTTCACTCGTTTGCAGGGCGGACCGATGGATTACACGCCCGGTATCTTCGAGATGGACTGCGCCAATGGGTCGCACGTCAACTCAACCCTTTGCGGACAGTTGGCCCTTTACGTCACGATGTACAGTCCGTTGCAAATGGCGGCCGACTTTCCCGAGAACTATCTCAAGCACAAAGATGCTTTCCAGTTTATCAAAGACGTAGCCCTGGACTGGGACCAATCCGTTTATCTCGAGGCCGAACCTATGGAATTCATCACCGTGGCCCGCAAAGCGAAAGGCACAGACAAGTGGTTTGTGGGCAGTGTAGCCGGAAAACGCGCGCGAAAGTCTACCCTCTCGTTATCCTTTCTTGATCAAAGGCGCAAGTATGAGGCCACGATCTATCGCGATGGAGCCGATGCCGACTATCGAACCAACCCAAAATCTTATCGGATCGAGCGGCGAACGGTGACCTCTAAAACTCGTCTCACCCTCGATGTAGCCGCTGGTGGAGGCTATGCCATTTCGATTCTGCCCAAGTAA